A single region of the Candidatus Rokuibacteriota bacterium genome encodes:
- a CDS encoding SIS domain-containing protein yields MAWTPPPPRPGHPFYMYDAIYAQPGAIRLVLRNNAETVRAAAAHLRGMERVFLSGIGTSWHACLVGELLLSQVGRLGHRVRAFHSFEFKNYWPDPDPRTGVIVVSHRGTKRFSLEALQKTKAGGGVGVVITGLGSGDGLKIADYTLSTVAQESSAAHTVSYTTALALLVALAAELGGRDEVAAAVEAIPDQMAFLLGQESWEELTARFSQGRRYYFVGGGPNTATAYEAALKMNEANYATTVGMNCEQVLHGPWAAMEAGDVVFLVAPPGPSYERCLALARAASEVGAPVVGIVQEGDRELSALCAETIALPPIPELLTPILAVVPLQLFTYHLAVRRGTNPDTMRGDQPAHGRARASFSL; encoded by the coding sequence ATGGCCTGGACCCCGCCGCCGCCCCGCCCCGGACACCCGTTCTACATGTACGACGCGATCTATGCCCAGCCGGGCGCGATCCGGCTCGTCCTGCGCAACAACGCCGAGACCGTGAGGGCCGCGGCCGCGCACCTCAGGGGCATGGAACGGGTCTTCCTCTCGGGGATCGGCACCTCCTGGCATGCCTGTCTGGTGGGGGAGCTGCTCCTCTCCCAGGTTGGCCGGCTGGGCCACCGCGTCCGCGCCTTCCACTCGTTCGAGTTCAAGAACTACTGGCCGGACCCGGACCCGAGGACTGGCGTCATCGTCGTGAGCCACCGCGGGACCAAGCGCTTTTCGCTCGAGGCGCTCCAGAAGACGAAGGCCGGCGGCGGTGTCGGCGTCGTGATTACCGGGCTCGGGAGCGGGGATGGCCTGAAGATCGCGGACTACACGCTGAGCACGGTGGCGCAGGAGAGCTCGGCCGCCCACACGGTCAGCTACACGACGGCGCTGGCGCTCCTCGTGGCGCTTGCCGCCGAGCTGGGGGGTCGCGACGAGGTCGCGGCGGCCGTCGAGGCGATCCCTGACCAGATGGCGTTCCTCCTCGGCCAGGAGTCGTGGGAGGAGCTGACCGCGCGCTTTTCGCAGGGGCGCCGCTACTACTTCGTCGGGGGCGGCCCGAACACGGCGACCGCCTACGAGGCTGCGCTCAAGATGAACGAGGCCAATTACGCGACGACCGTCGGCATGAACTGCGAGCAGGTCCTGCACGGCCCCTGGGCGGCGATGGAGGCCGGCGACGTGGTCTTCCTGGTCGCGCCGCCGGGCCCTTCCTACGAGCGGTGCCTCGCCCTCGCCCGCGCGGCGAGCGAGGTGGGCGCACCCGTCGTCGGGATCGTGCAGGAGGGGGATCGGGAGCTTTCGGCGCTCTGCGCCGAGACGATCGCGCTCCCGCCGATCCCCGAGCTGCTGACTCCCATCCTGGCGGTCGTTCCCCTCCAGCTCTTTACGTATCACCTGGCGGTTCGACGGGGGACGAACCCCGACACGATGCGGGGCGACCAGCCCGCCCACGGCCGAGCCCGCGCCAGCTTTTCGCTCTAG